In Candidatus Manganitrophus noduliformans, the genomic stretch TTTCGTTCAATCGTCTCAAGCGCAGTTTCATACATTTGATCATCCGCATCCCCCATCCTCAGAAGCCGCGCCCACCCGTAAATCGCATTCAGCGGCGTGCGCAACTCGTGGGAGACGGTCGCCAAGAATTCATCTCTGAGTCGATTCGCCTCCTGAGCCTCCGATCGCGCCTTCTGTTCCCGGGCGAGCGATTCCTCCCGCTCCCTCTCGGCTTCCCTACGCTGGGTAATATCCCGCGCAATCTTAGAAACCCCGATGATCCTGCCGTAATGATCCTTCACCGGAGAAACGGTAAGAGAGATCGACAGCGTCTTGCCGTCTTTTCTAATCCGTATCGTCTCGTAGTGTTCAATGCGTTCTCCCCGGTTGATCCGCCTGAGGATTTCTGCCTCTTCACTGATCCGGTCTGCCGGAATCAGGAGGGTGATGGGGCGTCCAATCGCTTCCTCGGCCGAGTACCCGAAGATTCGCTCGGCTCCCTTGTTCCAACTCTGAATCACTCCTTTCAGTGACTTGCTGATGATCGCATCCTCCGAAGATTCGACAATGGAGGAGAGATGCAGACTGGCCTCCTCCGCGCTCTTCCGGTCGGTAATATCGGTGCAGACACCGATCATTCGATCCGGCTTCCCGGATGGGTCCAAAAACAGTCGCCCCCTTGCCTCCAGCCATTTGATCTCTTCGTTTGGTCGGATGATCCGATACTCGACATGGTAGGCGCTCTTTTCTTCAAGGGTCTGTGCGATCGTATCCAGTACCCGGCCGAGATCGTCCGGGTGGATCTCGCGTTTGAAATCCTCAAAGGTCCCGCCGAAAGTTCCCGGCTCAAGCCCGTGGATCGCTTCCAACCCCGTGGACCACGCGGCTTTTCCGGACCGGATGTTCCATTCCCACGTCCCCATCCGGCCTGCTTCCAAGGCGATGTTCAAGTGCACCTGTTTTTGACGTAAGGCCTCCTCCGTCTGTTTACTCTGGATGGAAAAGGCGATATGGCCGGAAATGGTTTGTATCAGATTCACTTCGTCTTCAAGGAACGGATGCGGCCGATTATAATAAACCATGAATTTTCCAAGAAGGCGGCCCTGATAAACCAATGGGAAAAAACCGAGCGCATGGATTCCTTCCTGGCGCACCACCTCCTTTAGAGAGGATTCCATTGGCGCAGCGTCGATATCATTCATGCAGATCGGTTGTGGATTGGATGTGTCGGTCGGCCAGGGCGAATGTCCCTCGACCGCCCTGCGGTATTCTTCCGAAAGCCCGCGCCAGTTTTTAAATCGCATGACTTGATTGTCATCCATCAATAGAATGGCAGAACGGTCGGCCTTCGCCGCCCGGAGAATGATATCAAGCGAAGTCTTGTAAATTTCTTCGAGGTCCTCGGCGCGGTTAACCTGATCATTGAGTTGAAAGATGTGTTGCAGTTTACTGGTCTGCTCCGAACGCTGATCTCTTTCCTGTCGGCGCATTATTTCGAACTGAGAGATCATCCAGTCAAGTTTGCCTCTCTTTGTTTTGCCGTCAAGAATCGGAGGGGTTTCATAAAAATGGTTGGGATAAACATCGTTTCCGATGATGGCGAGAGGATGCGTGCTCAACGAACTCTCCACGACATCCGGGGTGAGCCGGCTGCGGCTGTATTGGCAGATAATTCGCGCCGGGAAGCCGGGAGTGAAGATTTGATTGATCGTCGCCTCCCAATCTCTTATCCGTTCCCCGCTGATATCGGGTCCCAACGCCGAGGTCATCTCCACGGCAAACCGGATGCCTGTAAATCCGGCTGAAAGAGCCGCATCGATGAAATGGCGCACTTGCAGTGTTTTCTTGTCGGAATCAAATTCTTCCGGCGGACGCCATTCCGCTCTCGTCCAGAGCAGGAGGGCGCCTCTTTTCAATTCCTTGGAAACTTCGATCCCACTCTCTTCAAGGGCGCGGGTCACCTGGTCGACGGTCTGATCATCCGCGATGTAGGCGCATTGTTCTCCCTGCTCTAAACCTTGTTTGATAAACAGGATCAGCGCCGGCATCTGTTCGGACGGATCCTTGTCATAAATAAGACAAAGATGATCTCCCGGCTGTAGATTCCCGATCTGTTCGGTCAACTCGTTCATGAGGTCTCCCTCCAGCGTAAAAAAACTTCTTTAATTATAGGAGAGATTCTTTTTTAGATGCAAGTCATCCTTTAAGGTTGAGGGTCCCAAATGTCTTCCACCGCCGCTTTGAAGCGGAACGATTATTTTCTTCAAAAGTATTAAAAGTGGGTCGTGCCGGACGGGAAGAAAAGAAGTGGCGGGTCTTCGTGGAAAAGAAAAGAGAAAGAGGAGCGTCGTTTGTAGAATCCGGAGAGTTTTACTTTCCCTTCAAACCGAGGCGGCGCATTTTGGCGAGCCACTTCTCTCGGCCTGCTTGGCTCCCTTCAACCATCCCGATCAGGCTTTCTTTAATCGGTTTGATCCCCGATAATCCAAGAATGCTTCGCTTCAGTCCTTTCACACCGTGTGCGCGGAAATACAAACGATAGAAAAAGGCCGGCATCCCCATCGTCACCACGATGCGGGCCGACTTTCCGGTGAGAAGCTTTCCCATCTTGGCCCCATTTGGCTGGCCGATGGCGAAGCCATACCGAAAGACCTGTTCGAGGAATGCTTTGAAAAGAGCAGGCATCGTCCCGTGCCACAAGGGGAAAAAGATTACCAGGTGATCGGCCCAGGTAATCGCATTCTGGGCCTCCCGGATCGACTCAGGGGGTGTTCCACGCTCAAAATCTTCTTTGGTGCGCAGTATCGGAAAATCGAGCTTCGCCACGTCGATGAGCCGGACTTCATGTTCTCCCTCTCTCGCCCCCTCGGCGTAAGACGCCGCGAGTGCGTTGCCGAAACGTTTTCCGTCCGGGTCGGGATGACCCTGGATAATGAGAATCCGTTTTGCCATTTCCGCTCCTCTTTTTATGGACCGGCCCGTTCGATGAATCTTTTTACTTCGGCCCAGACTTCCTGATTGTGACGCGCGACCCTCAGTGACCCCGTCGACTCTTTCATCGCATTCCTGAAGCACAATTTCATTCTGAAGCGGTTCGCACCTTGAGCACAACCCCCCAAACGGAGGATTCCGCTCAAATTACCCCTTTTGGGGGGTTGCGGCGGACGGGCTTCCTTTGGCAGAGTGGAGTCGAAGCAAAGATCCCGAAGGGAGTCTTCGCCAAAACAGACGAGGGTCATCATGGATTCGTACAGTAAGATGCCGCAGACCGATTGCAACCATTGCGCGGTTCGGGTCCTTTCCTCTTTTTGCGGGGAGCTGAAGTCGCATGAGATTGATCTTTTCATGAAGATGAAGCGAGCGCATCTTTATGAGAAAAACGACACGCTCTTCTATGAGGGAACCGCTTCCACCGGGATTTATATCCTCTGTTCCGGAAGCGTTAAACTAAGCCAATCTTCCAAAAGCGGGAAGCAGCAAATTCTCAGCGTCGTTTCTCCGGGAGAGTTGATCGAGAAGAGCCTTCTTTTCCATTCCGGGAGGCATTCGACGACGGCGCGGACACTGGAGCGGTCGGAGGTCAGCTTCTTTTACCGGGACGCGTTTATGGAGGTGTTGAAATCGAACAACCACCTCGCCATGAACCTGATCAAAACCCTCAGCCGGGAGGTCGAAAACGTCCAGGAGCGGACCCGGCAGATCCTCTTCAAGAGCGCCAAGGAGCGGCTGGCGGAGACACTTCTTACGTTGGGACAAAAACATGGGGCGAGGCGCGACCGGGATATCGCGATTGATCTTGAGTTAAAACGGGAAGAGCTGGCCGAGATGATCGGTGTAGAGCCCGAGACGGTGGTTCGCCTTTTAGCGCTTTTGAAGAAAGAAAAACTGATCCGGATGGACGGAAGAAAGATTCACATCACCGATGAGGAAAAGCTGATCCAGCTCTCCGATTAACATTCCTCCCCCCGCAACGCATCGGTGATGGAGTGCATCCGGGCCGTCACCTTCTTTTTTTCCTCATCCGTCAAAGAGGATTCGGAGAGCTTAAAAAGAACCTGATTTTCTTTGTTGATGTGAAGCCGGATCAGGTGGACGATCCGAAGCCCCGGATCGAGGACCGCTTTGCGGATCCCCTCGTCGATCGGCGCGATGCTCCGGCAAAAAGAGGGGAGCGCTTTTTTCCAGGTAAAGAAAGCCGCCCGGATCTTCTCATGCTCGCGCACCATCACCTCGATCGGGCCGTACTCTTTGCCGATGTATTCGGCGAGCACGGGAAAGAGCGCCTCTTCTTCCTTCCGAAAATGCGGACCGATCTCCTTCTCCAGGGCGACGGCCAGGTCCCGCAAGAGGGCCTTATTAACCGCTACCCCCTCGGGGAGGGTCTCTTCGGCCGGCTTGCGAAGGTAGCTGAGGGAGCGCTCGATCAGCTCCAGTTTCAGCAGCGTCGCCCGGTGCTCCTCTTTTAAAAGGTGTGTCGGGCCGTCGCTCTCTTCGATCCTATGACTCTTCGGTTTGCTCTCTTCCATCCATTCTCTCCTAGCATCGGACCAGACACATTGAAACATCTTGAGAGTGCCCCCGTCATATTCGAATCAACTTCGGTCGAAAGGCCGACGCGAAGGTATGAAAGTGCTTAGTCCCGCTGAAGCTCCACGCTCGGCGGCGTCAGGTGGCGCGGCTGAAGCGCCGTGTCCAACCGGAACTGGGTCTGAAGATCGTGGAGCGGGATGTCGATCTCCGCGGCGTCGAATGTGAAGTCGAGTTCCGCGTTTCCATTCGGCGCGATCCTAACCGACCCCGCGCGCACCTTCGCGTGCGGATGCCAGGCGATCACGTCGTATTCTCCCGGCGGCAGGTCGGGGATCGTGAAGCGTCCATCGGCGCCGGTCACGGCGAAATAGGGGTTGCCGACCGCGATCCCCCATGTCTGCATGAAATCGTGCACCCCGCACTGGGTGCGGAAGAGATAGTGTCCCTTTCGAAGGCGGATTTCCTTGGCGGCGATCGCCTTGGGGGTGAGCGGCTTGTTGAACATCGCGAAGGTGTACTCCTCCTTCAGCGTGTAGCCCTGAACGTCGTGCGTGATCGAATCTTTGTTGATGAGGGTGACCGGATGGTGGTTCCGGACCGGTGTGACGAAGGGGCCGATCCGGCAGTTCTCGATCGTCAGCTCGGGGGTATAATCGAACGGTTTCCCCCGTTCGACGCCGATCACGGCGACCACTACATTTTCCAGGCCGCCGTCGGGCGCGGTGCGAAACTCTTTGAGCAGCCGGTTCCCTTTTCCGTCGGAGATCCTTCCGCAGAAATCGATGTTCGGGGAGAAGATCAGATGATAGATCCGCGCCGGGGGCGGGGTTCCTTTCAGGAGAACTTTTCCGGTGAGGGTTCCTCCCTCGGTCACCGGGCTTTCCTCATACCCCCACCCTTCTTTTCCCTCGAAAAGGACGAGAAGAGTGAACAGCGCGACAACGATCTCCAAGAATCTACTTCTTTCTATTCGCGTCGGTTCGCTCATGGACGAATCACTCCTGAATGAAAAGCTTCTCTTTATCGCCGGTCAGGTGTTCGTGAGGGAGCGCTTCCGGTCCGATTCGGAACTTTTCCTGCCGTTCGTATTCGGGCCGCCTCACCGTCGCCGCGTCGAATTCGAAGTTCAACACGATCGTTTCATCGGCCGAGACGGTGATCTCCTTTTCAATCGGCTTCATCTGCGGATGCCAGGCGATCACCCGATAACGCCCCGGCGGCAGCCGGTCGATTTGGAAGTCGCCGTCTTTCCTCGTCATCGCATAATAAGGGTTGTCGACCGAAAACATCCAAGACTGCATGAACTCGTGCATGCCGCAGATCATCTGAATGATCCGTTTTCCGGGGTCGAGGCGGATCATCCCCCCCCTCGGCTCATTCGAGACGGGGAGGGGGAAGTTGAGGATGATGTTCCCCCGCTCGCTCTGGAAGAGCTGGCCGTTGTGGAGGACCGGGTCCCGGTTGACGACCGAGATCGGCTGGTTGTTTTGGATCACCCGGACCAGCGGATGCTCATGACGGGTCCGCCCCTCCTTGTCGAGGTAAGTATGGTCGCTGGGGGCGATATCGAGGGGGTGAAACATGCAGTTCTCGGCGACGAACTGAGGCCGGATCGGGGGGAAAGGTTTTCCCTTCTTAACATCAACGACGGCGACGACGGCATCCTGCATCCCGCCGCCGGCGCCGACGATGAACTCCTGGACGATGACATTTCCCTCGCCGTCAGAGATCATTTTGCAAAAAGGACCGAAGGGATAGAGGACCAGCGGGAAAACGCGGACGGGCGGTTTCGGGCCGTTTAAAGTGACTTTTCCGATAAGGGTCCCGCCGTTGCTCACCTCGATCTCGTCGTAGCCATACGAAGGGAGGAGGGGGGAGATCAAAAATAAAAAGAGAAACAGCCCAATCACAATTTTTTTGCTCACCGGTTCAGATTCCTCCATCAGAAAGGAATGGGGCAGGAGGTTTGACCTCCTGCCCCATTTTGGAGAGGGTTACCGCTCCAGCATGGAGAGCGGTCCCGGAACGTCCCCCTGTTGAGAGAGGGTGTCGGGAGCCTCCGGATCGGGAAGCTCCGCCGTTTTAGATCCCACTCCGGCGCCGCCGTTCAGCGGTTGGATCTTTCGATCCCCGGCGGGGAGGACTTTCAGATATCCCCACTGACCCGCCGCTGTGTACGGCATCCGGTGATTCTGCCAAACGTAAACGCCGGGGAGGTGGAACGGACCGCCGGCGCCCTCCTTGATGAAGACGTCCAGATTTTGGGAGGAGCCGAACTCGCTGGAGCTGAGCATGTCGGCTCCCGCCATGTCCGGCTTCAACGGCCACTCGTGCCCTTCGACGCTGAACACCTGGTTCTGTTCGTTGAAAGCGCCGAAGACATGAATCCGAACCGGGTCGCCCGCATGCGCCGTGATGGTCGGGGTGGCCGGATCCGATTCCCCTGCAACACAGGGGGTGAACATCAGACCGATCTCGCACCCGTTCTCTTCACGGTACATCCAGGGCTCGTTGCGGTAATTGACCCCGGTAAGTCCTCCGATCTGCTGAATGTACGGCATAAAGGAGGTTCCGATGATGTTGTCTTCATCCTGGAAGAAGAGCGACGCATCGCGGAAATCGGACCGATTCGCATTTTCCGGAAGCGACCGATCGACGATCACATCGACCTGCCAGGCGTTTTTCATCGACACATCTTCTCCGGTCACCGGATCGCGGTACTTCGAACCTCTCGGTCCCACCACGATCGCCCCGAAGAGGCCGTCTCGAACGTTGTTGATGAAATTCCCCCAATCCCACACTAGCGCCGCCGTCTCCCCATATTGCGGATGGGCGTAGAAGGTGTAGGTCCGGCTCTTGCCGGGGGCGACCATCTGATCGCCCGGGTTGTTCCCGACGTTCACCCCGTGAGAGTCTTTCGGGTCGAACGCCAGCATGTCGGCGCTGAACGAGACCTTGTCTTTTTTCATCTCGTTCTTCAGGTTGACCTTGACGCAATCGCCGACGTTGACATGGAGGGTCAACGGCATCGGCTGGAAACCGCCGTCGGCGACTTTGGTTTTCTCCCCTTCGAGCATGAAGATCTTGCCGGAAGGATTTGCCACCTGCAGCTTGCGGTCGAAGTCGACTTCGATGAAGTCGGGGGCCTTGGTGTTGAATTTCAAGGCCCGCTCGGCCGCGATGACATTGAAAGTTTTCACCGGGGCATCGGCCGGGCAGACCGACTTGGCCGATTTCGGAATCTCCCCCGTTCCGGGGAGCCTCCTCAGGTCTTTGACCTCCTCGTCCAACACCCGGACGATCCCCCAGCTCCCTTCCGAGAGGTGAGAAGGCCGGCCGTTGTAGTGGAGGTAGTCCCCCGCGATCTGCTGCGCTCCCCCCGCTTTGGTGACGAGATCGTACCGCTCGGCGATCCCGACATGCCAGGCGTTCTTCAGATCGGAATGCTCCGCATACCGCTCCGTTCTGAACGCGTGGCCGCCGAGGTGCCAAACGTGGGTCTCATTCATCATGACATGGAGAAGTCGGAAGACGAGGGTGTCTCCCAGATACGCCCGAAGCATCGGGGTGCTCGGATCCTGGTGGGCCTTGCTCGAGAAGATCAAGGCCGGATCGGGATTGTTTTTGAGGCGCCGCGCCACCGATTCCGCCCGGAAGTTGAATCCTCCGCCGGTGGTGTGGGTGCCGCCGTTGAGCATCTTGGCGGCGGTCAGATCCAAATCGTAAGGCATTTGGAACGACAGGGTTTGCCCCGCGTCGATCGCCACCTGAATGGTCTGGCCGGGAGGATTTCCCTCGGTGACCACCTGGGCGGTATGCGGCACGGTGTCGTGCGGCATGACGACCAACTCTCTGAAGCTGCCGTTGACCCCGTACCCGATCGGCTCGGTGCCGTAAATATCGGCCACCGTTCCGCTTCGGATCGGCGCGCCGGTTTTCGGATCATGATAAGTCGATCCGTACGGCTCGACGATCATCGCCCCGACCCCGCCGTGCGGCCAGGTGGTGGCGCCGAAGGCATGATCGTGCCAGAAGACGGTCCCCACATCGGCGTCGCCCCAGTAGCGGTAGCGGATGAATTCGACCGAGGCGATCTCCTTCTTCTTGTGAGCATGTTTCAGCGGCTCTTTGAAGATCAGGGTATACTCGCCGGCGCCGGCTCCTTTTTCGATTTTGTTGATCCAGCGCACTTCGGAAGTTTTCACCTCATCCATCCCGATCATGATGTCGGTTCCTTCGTGGAAGGGGGTGGCCCCCTCCGGCATCTTGATCTTGACGGCGGTTGCTCCCGCTTTCGCATCTTCGGTGAGAATCGAGTTCATCGGGACCGGCATTCCCTTCTGTTTGTCCTTCTTCATCTGGGTGAAGGGCCGGACCGACTGCTCATAGGAGAAGCCGCTGATCACGCCGTCCGATGCCTGATTGTCGAACTGGATGAAGTGCGGGTGGATGTTGATCTTCGACATCTGGAAATTGGTGGTGTCGTTATCCTCCCACTCGCTCTTCAAGATCACATCGACGCAATCATAGACATTGTAGCGGTAGACCAGCGGGATGGTCTTGTCCCCCGCCGGATTGGCCCGGACCTCCGCCTCGTCCTCATGGAGGACATAGAGAAGTCCTTTCTGGTCCATGACCGGTTTGATGCTCCCCAGACCTTTGCTGAGCTGGATCGGGGTCTCGATGAAGTGGATCGTGAACTGTTTCCGTCCCGCGCTTTCCGGACAGAGGCTCCAACGCCCCTGCTCTCCGGGTCTCGCCGGTTGGTTGGTCTCCTCGCCCGGCGCGCCTAACCCGCCCGGCTCGGCGCCGACCGACCCTGTGTTTTTGTCCATATGAATCGGCTCCAGCCAAGGGGCCGGACCGTGATGGCGGGCGAAGGGGACCCGCTTACCGAAGTGCGGTTTGAAATGCGGCCAGGCGAGTTTGCCGGTCTTCTCCTCGAAGAGAATCGGCGGCCGTTTGCCCGGCATCGGCGATTTGTACTTCGGGAAGTCGAATTTCCCGGTCGCCTCCGGCTCGCCCATCGCCTTGCTGCCTTCCCATGCCCAGTCCCAGACGGTGGCGTCGTAGGCTTGAATCTGCCCCTTCTCGTCCGCGGTGTGACCCGGCTGGCCCGCCGGGGGAAGCATCATCTTCACCCAGTCTTTGATCGAGACATCGGGGATCGGCTTCGACCAGTCGCTTTTGTTGGAGGTCACATTCCATTTTTTATCAAACCAGTCCATTGTCTTGCCGACGAGCTTGTCGGAGGTGACGGCCGGCTTCATCCGCCCCTTCCGGTCGGGGAGCTCCATCAGCGGCGGCATCACATCGGTGCTGCCGAACGGATAATTCCCGGTCTGGAGGGTGTTGTAATTCCGCCAGTAGCCCCACATCCCGGCGACGTAGTGATGGGCGACGTGACAGTGGAAGAGGAAATCCCCCGCCAGTTGCTGGCAGAGCCCGCCGCCGCATTCGGTCTGAAGGTCGAGAACCTCGGAAGGCCCGATCACTTCCACGTCGACCCGGTCGGAGGTGGTTCGGACTTCCGGGAATTTCACCGGCCCGTTCGAGGCGGCGTTCAGCAGAAACTCGGCTTTGTCGTCGGCCTTCGGCTGACGCAGCCAGCGGATGGTGCCGCCGTGCGGATGATGCGAGTGGAACACTTCGCCGCCGCCGTGGACCAGGCGGAATTTGATCGGGTCTCCCATATACGACCGGGGAATCGTCGTCGGGACATCGGCGAAGGTGTAGGAGCTGTAGGAAAGAGACTCGTCCTCGAAGTGAAAATATTTCTCCTGGAGGGCGAGATTGTTCACGCCGAACGGCTCGCTCCGGTAGCTGATGGCGCGGGCGGAGGGGCGGTAGGCGTCGGTGTTCGGGTCGCGCTGCGGGATCATCTCTCCGTTTTTGTTCAACGGACGGAACGACTCGTCGCCGATCTCATGGTAGAAGATCACGAACTCCCGAAAATCGGGCTTGTTCGGATGGGTGATCATCATCTGCCAGCCGCTCTTGGCTTCTTTGCCGGTGAGCGGGTCGATATAGCTCGACCCCATCGGCTCGACGATGAACGATCCGATCATCCCGAGGCTCGCCTGCTCACGGCCGACATGGCTGTGGAGCATGTGGACCCCTTCCTGCTCATTGTGACGGATGTACCACTCGAAGGTTTGGCTCTTCCCCGGCGTCACGTTTGCGTCGGGGTTGGCCGCGGTCGCGGGCTGTCCGGTCGATTTCACGATGGTGCTGGAGCCGTGGATGTGAAGGCCGACATCTTCCCCGTCGAGCGCGTTCCGAAGGGTGATGATGACGCAATCGCCCTGGTTGCCCCGGATGTTCAGCGGCTGGATCATATCGGTCTGAAGACCGGTCGTGACGGCGCCCGGATCATACCCTGCCGCCTCCCGCGCCGCCGCATTCTTTTTTTCTTCGGCCCGGACCTTATCGATATTCTCGGTCAAAACATACATGTAGCCGGGATGATAGTCGAGCCACTGGTTCAGCGTGATCTCGACGTTGATCGCGGAGATGTCGTACTCCTTTACCGGCGCCCCCTTCGGGCAGCGGCCGCCGGCGGTCACGCTCTCTCCGGTGCTCGCCGGCCCGAGGAAATAGCTTCGGTCCATCTGCTGCATCATGCTCATTCCCTCGAAGGGTCCCGAGCCCCCCGTATGGTCCGCATGTTGTTTCATTCCCTTGGAGATTTCATCCATCAATTTGTTCATCGCCGCATCGACCCGGTCGGCATGGCCGGCGCGACCTTCCGCTTGGTCTTCCCGCGCAATCTGTTCCTTCAGCTTTTCTTCCCATCCGGAAGAAGCGACCGGTTGCGCCTCGGGGTGGGTATGATCTCCCCCGGCGACGGCCCCTTCTTTTCCCGATAGAATCAACAAGAGGGCCATTGACGCCGCCCTCCAAAGATCCTTTCGTACAATGTTCATCATTTCTCCCCCTGTATGTTTTCTTTTCGGATCAACGTTTGAGCAGGATGTGGATTGCTCGGTGGAATACACCCCGTCGGCTGTCCTTTGTTGCGGTTCGGAACAATGTTTCTCCGAGAGCAAAAGACATGCCTCCCACGGAAACGTTTGAAAAAGGCCCGAATGCAGGGGGATTTGAATTTTTTCGGAGAAGCAGAGGAGAGGAGTGGTCCGGCGGCGCTGTCCAACTGTCCAATGTCCTGGTCACAACCGGCGGGCCGGATTGGACAGGTGAGCCCCGCAGGATCGCGCCTCCTTAATATCCTCTGGCGACGTAGACCGCTGCCAGGACGACGAAGAGCCCCACCACCAGATTCAGCCGGGCCATCCAGCGGACGGTCCGTTGGAGCGGGTGAGGGGCGGCGGCGGATCGGCTGATTTGGATTGATCGGGGGCCGAGGACGATGTCATGAAGGAGGGTCAGCGCGATCATCAAGGCGATCAGCGCCAGCTTGGTCCCGAGCCATCCCCCCATCCGTATCTCTTGAAACTCGAGAGAATACAGACGAAGCAGGCCGGTTGTCAGGAGAACCCCCAGCGAGATCCATCCGCTCCACCGAAAACGTCTTCCGATTTCGCTCATCAATTCGGCCCGCTGCAAAACCGGCATTTTCCGGAGGGAAGGAATGAGGACGATCGAGAAAAAGAGCATCCCTCCCACCCAGAACATCGCCGCCAACACATGAATCCAAATTAAGATCATCCAAAGCATACACACTCCTAATTTCTCATGAGGAACTCCCCCCGGTCTTTCTCGGGACTTTTGAAGGAGAGCCGCGCAAGATACATGCCTGAGCGTAGAGGAACGGGGCGATCGATTGCGCGACGGCGCCGATACCCGAAGTGTGGATGAGTGCGTTGCCGATGCGCGTTGGGGGAGTTATCCTAACGATTCGATCTGGTAGCGTTTCAGTTTGTTATAGAGGCTGGCGCGGGCAATGCCGAGGGAGCGAGCGGCGAGCGACTTATTTCCTTTGTGCCTTTTAATGGCGTCGATGATCTGCTCTTTCTCCACCTTGAGCACCGCTTCATCGCGGGAGATGGAGAGGGGGATCGATGGGGAAGAGGGGGGTGGGATCTCCTCG encodes the following:
- a CDS encoding multicopper oxidase domain-containing protein — translated: MALLLILSGKEGAVAGGDHTHPEAQPVASSGWEEKLKEQIAREDQAEGRAGHADRVDAAMNKLMDEISKGMKQHADHTGGSGPFEGMSMMQQMDRSYFLGPASTGESVTAGGRCPKGAPVKEYDISAINVEITLNQWLDYHPGYMYVLTENIDKVRAEEKKNAAAREAAGYDPGAVTTGLQTDMIQPLNIRGNQGDCVIITLRNALDGEDVGLHIHGSSTIVKSTGQPATAANPDANVTPGKSQTFEWYIRHNEQEGVHMLHSHVGREQASLGMIGSFIVEPMGSSYIDPLTGKEAKSGWQMMITHPNKPDFREFVIFYHEIGDESFRPLNKNGEMIPQRDPNTDAYRPSARAISYRSEPFGVNNLALQEKYFHFEDESLSYSSYTFADVPTTIPRSYMGDPIKFRLVHGGGEVFHSHHPHGGTIRWLRQPKADDKAEFLLNAASNGPVKFPEVRTTSDRVDVEVIGPSEVLDLQTECGGGLCQQLAGDFLFHCHVAHHYVAGMWGYWRNYNTLQTGNYPFGSTDVMPPLMELPDRKGRMKPAVTSDKLVGKTMDWFDKKWNVTSNKSDWSKPIPDVSIKDWVKMMLPPAGQPGHTADEKGQIQAYDATVWDWAWEGSKAMGEPEATGKFDFPKYKSPMPGKRPPILFEEKTGKLAWPHFKPHFGKRVPFARHHGPAPWLEPIHMDKNTGSVGAEPGGLGAPGEETNQPARPGEQGRWSLCPESAGRKQFTIHFIETPIQLSKGLGSIKPVMDQKGLLYVLHEDEAEVRANPAGDKTIPLVYRYNVYDCVDVILKSEWEDNDTTNFQMSKINIHPHFIQFDNQASDGVISGFSYEQSVRPFTQMKKDKQKGMPVPMNSILTEDAKAGATAVKIKMPEGATPFHEGTDIMIGMDEVKTSEVRWINKIEKGAGAGEYTLIFKEPLKHAHKKKEIASVEFIRYRYWGDADVGTVFWHDHAFGATTWPHGGVGAMIVEPYGSTYHDPKTGAPIRSGTVADIYGTEPIGYGVNGSFRELVVMPHDTVPHTAQVVTEGNPPGQTIQVAIDAGQTLSFQMPYDLDLTAAKMLNGGTHTTGGGFNFRAESVARRLKNNPDPALIFSSKAHQDPSTPMLRAYLGDTLVFRLLHVMMNETHVWHLGGHAFRTERYAEHSDLKNAWHVGIAERYDLVTKAGGAQQIAGDYLHYNGRPSHLSEGSWGIVRVLDEEVKDLRRLPGTGEIPKSAKSVCPADAPVKTFNVIAAERALKFNTKAPDFIEVDFDRKLQVANPSGKIFMLEGEKTKVADGGFQPMPLTLHVNVGDCVKVNLKNEMKKDKVSFSADMLAFDPKDSHGVNVGNNPGDQMVAPGKSRTYTFYAHPQYGETAALVWDWGNFINNVRDGLFGAIVVGPRGSKYRDPVTGEDVSMKNAWQVDVIVDRSLPENANRSDFRDASLFFQDEDNIIGTSFMPYIQQIGGLTGVNYRNEPWMYREENGCEIGLMFTPCVAGESDPATPTITAHAGDPVRIHVFGAFNEQNQVFSVEGHEWPLKPDMAGADMLSSSEFGSSQNLDVFIKEGAGGPFHLPGVYVWQNHRMPYTAAGQWGYLKVLPAGDRKIQPLNGGAGVGSKTAELPDPEAPDTLSQQGDVPGPLSMLER
- a CDS encoding DUF4149 domain-containing protein — translated: MILIWIHVLAAMFWVGGMLFFSIVLIPSLRKMPVLQRAELMSEIGRRFRWSGWISLGVLLTTGLLRLYSLEFQEIRMGGWLGTKLALIALMIALTLLHDIVLGPRSIQISRSAAAPHPLQRTVRWMARLNLVVGLFVVLAAVYVARGY